The Candidatus Methylomirabilis tolerans genome contains a region encoding:
- a CDS encoding nitrous oxide reductase accessory protein NosL: protein MRICTQTDSPTLISEEPKKEASAKEFLEDHKGIRILRFADVTAEVIDAPDVARVIEGEEAMKEDKKGKNL, encoded by the coding sequence GTGCGTATCTGTACGCAGACAGATTCACCCACGCTAATTTCGGAAGAACCTAAAAAAGAAGCCTCGGCGAAGGAGTTCCTGGAGGATCACAAGGGAATACGCATTCTGCGGTTTGCGGACGTGACGGCAGAGGTGATCGACGCGCCCGACGTGGCCCGGGTAATCGAGGGGGAGGAAGCGATGAAGGAGGACAAGAAGGGGAAGAATCTGTGA